Within Coregonus clupeaformis isolate EN_2021a chromosome 20, ASM2061545v1, whole genome shotgun sequence, the genomic segment gacgggcaggtgtccacatacttttggtcatgtagtgtatgtataggggtaaggtgactagttatcaggatatatgataaacagagtagcagcagcttatatgatgattgtatgcgAGTGGGTTTGTGTGTAGaatcagtataaatgtatgtgcatattatgtttgtgtgtgtgtgcgcaaatgATGGagtgaatgtttgtgtgtgttggagtgccaGTATGTAGGGCAATGTGAGTGCATAGAGAGAGTGCAAAATAAaaatagtctgtgtagccattttgttaactatttagcagtgttatggcttggggatagaagctgttcaggaaccTGTTGGTGTCTGACTTGATGCACCCGATACGGCTTGCCATGCTGAAGCCGAGAGagcagtctatggcttgggtggttggagtctttaacgattttttgtgccttcctttcacaccgcctgatatagtggtcctggatggcagggagctcggccccagtgatgtactgggctctccgcaccaccctctgtagcgccatgcgatcgagagCGGTactattgccataccaggcagtgatgcagccagtcaagatgctctcagtggtatAGCTGTAGAActggtgttgaaagctgagctgtagccaatgaacagcattctcacataggtattcctcttatctaggtgggtgagggcagtgtggagtgcaactgagattgcgtcatctatggatcCGTTGGTGCGGTATGCAGATTGgaatgggtctagggtgtctgggatgagggagttgatgtgtgccataaccagcctctcaaagcacttcataattacagttGTGTGCTTGACTTTTCAGCTCGACAGCCAAGCGTTTCCCCCCCTCAGCTGGACAGGGCTACCCCATCACGTCCATGCTAAATTCCAAACTTTCCTGCCTCCCTCTGTCCAGCCGCTCCGTCTGCTCACTACACAACCAGGGACCTGGACTCAAGGCAGGCGCTCATCTTTCCTCTGTTACTCTGAAATTCAAATTAAACTTTTGTTTATATTTAGAAATGTATTGAAATCGTTGCGGTTTTGCGAAGACACAGGACTTTACTTTGGGCCACAACATGAATAGCAATTTGGATAATTTCTCTAAACTCTAATAATTAGCAACTAACTTCCTTACATTGACTGTAATTGAATCCTGGAAGAACCAATAGAAATCTAAGAGGTGTGGTACGAGGGGGCAAGCTAGAATTCAGAATCATATGTTGAGGTCCCTAACTCTCGGCCAGTGTTGCAACTGTATTGTTTGAATTCTGACTTTGTGTTGACCTGGGGCTGAATTGCAGGTCCAGTTTAACCCCATGAGTGCCAAGCCCGGCGTGTCTCCTTTGGACAGTAGCCCCACTGCACAGCATCCCCCTCAGCCCTCCAACAAAGAGAAGTGAGTCCAGCTTTCTGTCTGGGGCTTCCATGTGTGGTTCTAGTTGAGTTTTTATGCTATCAGAATTAACTTAGAAGTGTTCAGGAACATCTTCTCTGCTCACttttaaatataaaataaaaaataaataatatgccatttagcagacgcttttatccaaagcgacttacagtcatgcgtgcatacattttttttgtgtgtatgggtggtcccggggatcaaacccactaccttggcgttacaagcgccgtgctctaccagttgagctacagaggaccacatggtcaGCATTCATGGTCAGCATTCCCCTCCATGGTCTTTTACATACACATATCTAATTGGAAGGTGCATCACCATCAGCAAGAGCTCTGTGGCTTTAATTCAGACCCATGTTGCCTTTGGTCTGCACCTACTGCCTTATTTTCTACCTTCACAACAGTTCTGTTCTTCCTTCTCTTTTTTGAACCTGTAGCGGGGTGCCTGCTGGATTGGAGTCCAAGTACTTTGAGAAGCGAGACGACAGCATTCCCCTCCATGGTCTGTTGTCTGGCATCCACCTCAACAGAGGTAAGACCACATCAGTGTTAGTTTAGTCAACAGAAATATTCGTCAAATGCctatttttcagtggcaattgACGAGACTATAACTGACTAAATAGACTCAGAAAAATGACAGCTATACGAAAATTAATTTTCATTGAAGTTGACTAAGTAGACTGGACAAGAGTTTTTGGAGAGATTGAGAGCTTTTCTGTGATAAGCACAATTAAAATTAGCAGCACAGTTCTGTTCAGCAATGGGAAGGAAGCGTCACACCTGGCAAACACAGCTTACATCAGCTGGTCAGCTGCGGAGGAGCAAGCGATGAGTGTGGACAGATAGGCTCCGCTCCGCCTCTGATTAGACACATCGCACAGACGACTCTTTTGCTTCACCTCAGCTAACCAGCCTTTTAGTAGCTACCCTTTTCCTGGTTAAGAAACACAAACTGCCTTTAGAAATTAAAAACAGCATTGAGTTTAATACTAAAACAATAGTCTAGCtatgtttttctctcccttgagTAGGCTGTAGAAAAGTAGGCTGTTTGAATTTGTAGTCTCGCTCAACCCTCCCACTTTTCCCACTGCATTTCATATACAGGTTCTGTAGCCAAGTCTCCCTCTTTTCAAAAGATATGACCCATCATACCGGCGCTACATTTTTTCTTTCTATCGTGCATTGGCGGGCCGCATTCTACATTCATAAAGCATatttaactcctgagtggcgcagtggtctaaggcactgcatcgcagtgctaactgtgccactagagatcctggttcgaatccaggctctgtcgcagccggccgcgaccgggagactcatgggcggcgcacaattggcccagcgtcgtccagggtaggggagggaatggccggcagggatgtagctcagttgatagagcatggcgtttgcaacaccagggttgtgggttcgattcccacggggggccagtataaaaaaaaatatgtattcactaactgtaagtcgctctggataagagcgtctgctaaatgactaaaatgtaaatgtaaatgcatatCTCGGGCCGTTCTAAAACTAGGCTACTTGCGGACCGGACCGTTTACCATTTGTTTAGGctacaccttgttcagtcatgttacctcattagctagctatagctaacaaCCTCGGTGTGCGTTCAGGAGGATATGATATAGGATATGATATCaaatatgctatgtagaacaaacatgcctctcttgACATGTTGAATAAGGAATAATGTTGGCTCTATTCATGGgttttctatctgcaacgtttgaGAGTTTTTCAACTGAACGTGGCcttggtaacattaccagtagcctatatgcaaacatttggtggcacagaaAGAATGGAAAAGGGATAGCAAACTATTTATGACTACATTTCCTCTTGCCACtatactatatctgactgggaaaataaatacatttcataatGTGGACCCAGTGACTCAGACTTGAGCACTTGGACCAGGACTAGAGCATTGGAACTCCACAGGGACTTGTGACTCGACCATTGATGACTCTGACTTGGACTTGAGCAAAGGGGACTCGATTCGCTCTAGGTTTCATGACTCGACTACATCACTGGGCCAAACAGTCATTAGCTCCTGTTCTACTTTTGGACATCAATGTGGCTGCGGCGTCTGGAACGTTAATAACAATGACGTAACTGAGGTCTGCAACCCATACTACTTTGCCAATAGGCTACTTGGCGGCACCATCTTGTGATTGTGGTACTCTCTCTCCATTCAAtggactttattgacatgggaaacatgtttacattgccaaagtaagtgaaatggataataaacaaaagtgaaacaatccgaaatgaacagtaaacattactcacAAAAGTTGCAAAATAATAAACATTtcaaatgtacagtgcattcggaacgtattcagaccccttgactttttccacattttgttacgttacagcctttattctaaaattgatttaaatagttttttcccctacacacaataccccataatgacaaagcgtaaacaggttttaataaatacctttatttacataagtattcagaccctttgctataagactttcgaaattgagctccggtgcatcctgtttccattgatcatccttgagatgtttctacaacttgactggagtccacctgtagtaaatttaattgattggacattatttggaaaggcacacacctgtctataaggtcccagagttgacagtgcatgtcagagcaaaaaccaagccttgaggtcaaaaataattgtccatagagctccgagacaggattgtgtcaaggcacagatctggggaagggtaccaaaacatgtctgcagcattgaaggtccccaagaacacagtggcctccatcattcttaaatggaagaagtttggaaccaccaagactcttcctagagctggccgcccggccaaactgaacaatcggtggagaagggccttggtcagggaggtgaccaagaacccaatgatcactgtgaaagagctccagagttcctctgtgatgggagaaccttccagaaggactaccatctctacagcactccaccaatcaggcctttatggtagagtggccagactgaagccagtcctcagtaaaaggcacatgacatcccgcttggagtttgccaaaaggcacctaaaggactctgaccatgagaaacaagattctctggtctgatgaaaccaagattgaactctttggcctgaatgccaagcgtcatgtctggaggaaacctggcaccatccctatggtgaagcatggtggtggcagcatcatgctgtggggatgtttttcaacggcagggactgggagactagtcaggatcgagagaaagatgaacggagcaaggtaCAGTGAGAACCTtgaagtcctgagcactctggagcaggttctcagactggggccaatgttcaccttccaacaggacaatgaccctaagcacacagtcaagacaacgcaggagtggcattgggacaagtctctgaatgtccttgagtggcccggacttgaacccgatcgaacatctctggagagagctgaaaatagctgtgcagcgacgctccccatccaacctaacagagcttgagaggatctgcagagaagaatgggagaaactccctaaatacaggtgtgccaagcttgtagcgttatacccaagaagaatcgaggctgtaatcgctgccaaaggtacttcaacaaagtactgagtaaagggtctgaatactaatgtaaatgtgatatttaagtttttcatttttaataacatttctaaaaaccctgtttttcctttgtcattatgggaaagggaaagggtattgtgtgtagctggatgaggggtaaaaaaaacaatttattccattttagaataaggctttaacgtaacaaaatgtggaaaaagtcaaggggtctgaatactttccgaatgcactgtaatataTCTACTTAGTGtggtaacaatgtgcaaatagtttaagtacaaaagggaaaatctattaacataaatatgggttgtattcaCAACGGTGTTTgtgcttcactggttgccctagTGGCGAgcggtcacaaatcttgctgctgtgatggtacactggtatttcacctaatagatacgGGAGTTAACCAAAATTGGAGTTGTTtgtgaattctttgtgggtctgtataatctgagggaaatatgtattttaatatggtcatacatttggcaggtaaGGAAGTGtggctcagtttccacctcatttcctTAGGTCTGCTGACGGCAGCCTCTCAATAGCAAGATCTCTCTCTGCACTTGGCTGTTTTGTATGTAATGTGCAATATCTATGAATTAGGAATTTACCTGGCCAGATAATTCTCATATATTAATCTtatgtttgtcatatttctgcTGTTGGGAAGAGGAATAGGATGTTATGCAGACAAATACATTGGTAGGACAGCGTTATGCatgtttgtgcacatggaagtcagtgatttatgtttactataggtTAATGAGGCAACACAAATGTGATGTGGCAAATGAAAGGGCATTTAGTTGACTAAAATGGCCCACACTTTTCCTCATTTTGATAATCATTTATTCAAATGACATGTGACTAAGACGTAATTATATATCAAAATAACTGACTAGACTAAATCTAAAAAGAGTACCAAAATTAACACTGGACCATATCCATACCTGCTTTGTGGACACTGGGGGTTATTTGTTTTTGTGATTAATGCCAGCAGGAAGTTTACATTTACTTAACATGCCTGTTTAAGTTTAATTTTTTGTTGCTTTTGTCGATTTTAAAATCATGCACAGTCTTGTACATTGTCAGTGACCATGTTGAACTAAAATTCTGATTTTATGTCCGACATACAACTTCAGTTTTTTCTTCTCCTTTTGTCTCTAGATGTTCCAAGGCCACCACAAGCCAAGCCTGGCCTGCACTCCCTATCATAGGCTTACTTCCTTGTCTGAAAAGGAATGGAGCCAAGAACTACTGTAATGTCCACTCCACTCAATACAACTGTCTGAGGTTGAACTGTAGAAATCTCTAAGAGCAATAACATATTTTAATGTTTTAACCTGTGATGTTTTTCCAAGTATTTATTAATAGGGATCGTAATTAAGCCACTTGATTGGTTTGCTAAAAATTTAGTCCTGGTCGAATGACACTTGAGCCAGTGTGAAAAACATTCTTCTGAGTGTTTCCCAAGAAAAGCTTCCACTTGTTTACATTGTGCAACAATTTGATAAGTTACCTTTTCAATGGATAACATGTGCTAATCACCAGCTCATAGATGAAGAGTTTACACCTTTATGGTAATTTGTCAGGATATGATTGCTACTGAAGTGTTTTGCTGTGTAAAAACTGTACATATGGGTGTATGAAATGAATCAGTGTGTatatgtataatatatatatatatatatatatattctctgtATATTAGTTTTGTTTTCAGAAAATGTCAGTGGTCAGGTCTCTGATCAACTAATTAAATCTGGTGGTTTGTCGTCTTAACAGAAGTTGCATCTTGTGGATCTCCTCAAATAGTTGCATTGCCAAATCAAGCTTACAGAACCATTTTAAGAAACTACAAATAGCTTGACTTTGAACTTTTTCATGGTGAAATAACTGCCTGCGATGTCTCTCACCTGTTGTCAATTACAGCCTGCTGCCCAACACAGTAAAACATACAATTATTAATAAGTGTACCCTAGCAATGCATTTTAGGGTTATTGTACACTACAACATTCATCGTACTGGCATCATGTTTGGATTTAGCTCAATTTTCCCTTCACCTAAAACAGCACAGGTTTCCCAGGCATAAATCCAACGTACATCAAAATATTCTAGTTTATTGAAATGCATGGTTGTATATTTACAAGGTCAGTCAACAAATGTAATATTGAAAATAAAAGGCAGCAAAACAATGACAATACATGGAAAAGAAAACTGCATACAGTATTAAGAAATTGCTGTTTTACAGAACTCATAAATAGCTAGAGCACACTTTCACGATTCAATATGTACTTTTGGTATTTGGTCAATAAGCAACTTAAAAcgaaaacatattttatacaagtgAAAAGGTTTTTAGAAGGCCACGAGATGGAACTATGGATTCCGTAACTATGCAACGTGTTGGCTGACATCGGACGTCCTTcgtgtaaattagatatttttaAAGGCAAACCCTTATAAGATCATTTTCTGTAACTGTACGATCCATACATGTCAGAGACTTGGCCGTGTACATGAACAAAtgagaataaaatacaaaatatcaAGCCAAACAGTCACATTCTGTGATGtcaaagagtaagcagggggtgaTACAATATCTCCTTGTGGTCCCGCCAAAAAGTATCACACCCCAATTGAGGCACCAGTCAGTCTGAAGAAGTGGTAGTAGGAATTCATATAGGCAGCAGTTTGATATAAGCGTCAAAACAAAGGTGCTTTAAAAATTCAGCTGTACCATTCCAAGTCCATTGCATCTTCACATTCCGTGGTTAGTTTGTGGATTAAGGCTTTTTATGCAGAGATCTGGGGAAATTTCAACTGGATTTCCGATTCAGCACCGCAGTGTCATTTTCTCACACACAGTTCCGTAAAGCTGAAGGCCCAATTCTAGAGGACTAACCAAGTGTCTGATGCTCCTTTTTCTTTCTAGGTTGTTTTATTGTTTAGAGACTCCCTCTTCTGATTGTGGAACACACTGTGTTCAGAAACAGCCGAACAGGTATGTCCCTGAGTGAGCTATGCCCCTGTCCAATATCATCAAAACAACGGTTGAAGAAAAACAGAAAGTAAACGTCCAAGGAAAAACAAAAATTAATAAATATAAGCCATTGCAAATAGTGCCTTTGGATAGAACTTTCTTTAAAAAACATATTCCTATGTATACATATATAGTGGTAACTCTTAATATAGCTTTTCGATTGTTTACTATACCTATACATGAGCTCTCTGTGTGGTTTTGAAGAGGGGGGAGTCAGGCCCGAGTAGCCAGGTCTGTGTTACACGTTTGTGTCCTGCAGTAGGGGCTCTTTGGCCTCCCTGGGCGGCTGCGGGCTGTGGGGGTGCCCGTGGGGCGAGCTGTGCTTCTTCCAGCTGCCGGGCCGGGGGCCCAGGTGGGGGTGCTCTGGTATGAAGAGGGCCACCAAGAGTGCTAGCAGCACTGAGCATGCTCCGAAGAGAAAGGGTGGGCCAGGAATGATGGACGTCTTAGGAGAGGAGGCGGGAATAAAAGGTACAAGAACATTTTACTAAATTAGGAAAATGTTTAACAATTTAGGGTTACACTTGTACAAAGCATATTCAAAAACAGTCATGTAAATACTTGGTAACTAGTTAACATTAAATAGTGGCCACAAACCTCTTAAGTTTGCATAGTGCCTAAATAATGATAGCAACTTTTAAGACATAGGGATAGAACCTTGTTGAACTGCTTGGTCACTTTTGAGGAGGTATGCTGGCTGTTGAACTCCACCCAAATTCAAGCCCTGTCGGGTTCAGGCTGAATATCAAAACTGTAAGGCGGAGAAGAAAAGGTTGGTGTtgggggctaacctgtgggaTGTGCTGAAGGTGGGGTTGAGTGTGGACCGGAGTGTCCTGGCTGCTGTCTGGGGGCGCATCCAGCTCCACGTGGAAAATGTAGAAGATGAAGCCGTAGAGCGCTGGCCCCAGGCCATTACACAGACCCCGGATCCCTGTCACCATCCCCTGGCCCACCCCTGTGGGATGACCGCAGAAATGTATTTCGTATTAATTTGATTTTATTCAACCTTTAATTCACAAGTtcagttaaagggatagttcagcaaAAGCACATATTTATttccttaccttgaaagcagtctatggCTAAGCATTAACTGGTTTCAAGATAAGGAAAAAAGATATGTCATTTTGATTAACTACCCCTTTAAACGAACAATTTCTCATTTGCATTTATGACCCGGCCAAAAGACGAATCAAAGAACGTGCAAAATAAAGTTATAACTAAGTACAAACCTTGTTGGTCTGGCTCAGCGGTGCGGGAAACCAACGCACTAATTGCTGGGAAAGTGATGCTTGACATGGCTGCTACAGCACCTGCTGCCCACATCATCctgtagagagatgagagaaaacAGAGTCACTTTAAAGAGTATCTATCACGGAACTGAATCATCAGATGTGTTCATGATTTGCGTCGCCTTGAAAAAGCTTACCATGGCTCGGAGCCAAACCCATACCAGGCAAGCTGCAGTATCTGGAACCCAAGGCCGAGCAAGATAGTGTTCTTATTCCCGATGGAACGCATTAGTAAACTCAATACTACAGTCTGACAAAAggaacaaaaaaataatataATTAGAAACACTTTATTGGAATGTTCATAATGAATGTTGTTATTATATGCCCAAACCAAAGGTTGTCATAACATGGCAGAGAATGGaataactatatacagtatactgtgtgtgtatagatatacactacattaccaaatgtatgtggacacctgctcgtctaacatctcattccaaaatcatggtcattaatatgctataacagcctcctctcttctgggaaggctttccactagatgttgaattattgctgcggggacttgcttccattcagccacaaggggtcgggcactgatgttgggcaattaggcctggctcgcagtccgtgttacaattcatcccaaaggtgttcgatggggttgaggtcagggcactgtgcaggccagtcaagttcttccacaccgatctcgacaaaccatttctgtatggacctcgctttgtgcatgggggcattgtcatgctgaaacagtaaagggccttccacaaactgttgccacaaaattggaagcacagaatcgtctagaatgtcattgtatgctgtagcgttaagatttcccttcactggaactaaggggccaagcctgaaccatgaaaaacagcctcagaccattattcctcctgcaccaaagtttacagttggcactatgcattggggcaggtagcgttttcctgacatccgccaaacccagattcgtgtgtcggactgccagatggtgaagcgtgattcatcactccagataacgcgtttccactgcatttcatgaagctcccgaagaacagttattgtgctgacgttgcgtccagaggcagtttggaactctgtagtgagtgttgcaatcggGGAAAGACGATGTTtacacgctacgtgcttcagcactcagtggtcctgttctgtgagcttgtatggcctaccacttcacggctgagccgttgttgctccaagacatttccacttcacaataacagcacagtTGACTGGGCAGTTCTAGCATGGCAGaattttgacgaactgacttgttggaaaggtggcatcctatgacggtgccactttgaaagtcactgagctcttcagtaaggcccttctactgccaatgttcgtctatggagattgcatggctgtgtgctcgattctatacacctgtcagcaacgggtgtggctgaaatagccgaatccactaatttgaatttggggtgtccacatacttttgtgtatattatatacaataccagtcaacagtttggacacaccaactcattcaagggtttttctttatttttactatgttctacattgtagaataatagtgaagacatcaaaactatgaaataacacatatggaatcatgtagtaacctaggcagagttgcaaataaAAACCCATATCtctgactggccaataaaaagaaaagattaagatgggcaaaagaacacagacactggactttttctttgcaactctgcctaggtcagcatcccggagtcgcctcttcactgttgacgttgagactggtgttttgcgggtactatttaatgaagctgccagttgaggacttgtgaggcgtctgtttctccaACTAGACACTAtactttctattctggttagagccagtttgcgttgttctgtgaagggagtagtacacagcgttgtacgagatcttcagtttcttggcaatttctcgcattgaatagcctttatttctcagaacaagaatagactgatgagtttcagaataaagttatttgtttcttaaaattgcttttctttcgaaaacaaggacatttctaaatgaccccaaacctttgaacggtagtgtatactttgatttgtttaacacttttttggttactacatgattccatatgtgttatttcatagttttgatgtgttcactattattctacaatgtagaacattgtaaaaataaagaaaaacccttgaatgagtaggtgtgtcaagggtttttctttatttttactattttctacattgtagaataatagtgaacacatcaaaactatggaaaaaaatatatttgtatatataATATTAATGTAATGACAACTAACCTGTGCAACAATTGAAAGCAGTCCTAGAACAGCTATGAAAGCTGCAACACTTTCAGGCGAAAATCCCATAATCTGAAAAAAGGGAGAGCGAAAATGTGATTGTACTGCCAGCGAGACCAAAGTAAGTATGCCTATCATCAAGGAAAGGCAATGATTTAGCTATATACAGGCCTAGCTATGAGCAGCAAAGAGCCGGGGTCCAAGCAAAATGTGATAACTTGGTTGTATACTTTGAATGATCTACATAGTCAAACCCCCCTCGACAAGTCTACCAAATTATATTCTGACTATGAAGGGGACTTGACCTCAGTAATAATGATAATGGCAATAACAACCAAAAGGGTAGGGGGATGGGGGGCTGAGATCTGACACGCATCGCACACACACGTCTGTTTATTTGGACCATATATTTGACAGTATACATAGCAGACAGACCTGTCGTAAGTAGAGGAAGAAGCTGGAGTACTGGCCAGCCTCGGGGAGATAGGACAGGAACACTGTTATACAGATGAGCAGCACAGTGGAATCCTGGCCCACTTTCCTTAGAGACTGGAGACAGAAAGAAAGGGGTTAGGACGGTAGGTGATAACAATAAGTGTTGACAATATGTTGTGCTAGAACACCCAGCTACTCCTCATGGCGGAAAGGAGGCCTATTATGAGAACAGGGTCACAACCCAAGAGAGCGAAACTAGAGAAGTAGAGCTACAAACAGCTGTTGTCTGCTTAGGAGAGTCAGGAGACCTAAAATTACACCAACACATAACTACCTACAACAGGGGTTCCCAACCTAGGGGGCACACCCCCATATGGGGCACCAACGTTTCGTGGGGGTGCACGGGACCTAAGTTGATATGGGGGGAAAATATATTTGTACAATCCGCCATTGTTTATACCGATCTAAAACGACACATACATTTGTGATACTTTGGGATAGAAACAAGCAGTAAAATGACATTCATAAGCTGAGCTACGACCTTCTAAGGAGCTTGGGAAGTAATCTTATACAATGTGACTGTCGCTATCAACTGATCTAATCACTTTCCGAAAAGAAAAAAAGAATACGTATAACTAAATTGAGGGTTCATATAAATTatcataataaaataatattttccTTATACATTATTATCATCATAATTAAATAGCCTACCTCATGAGTCTTGTTCaactatgtagaattgcaggaaattagcttcaaaACAAAAAAATTCCTAGGTCTCTCAAATTAAACAATGTCAAGCTGGTGTCAAtaaacaataataaataaataacaattatGTGAAAAAGGTGGCCCTGGagaaaaaaggttgggaacccctGACCTACAAACACCCCATACTGTATTGTTATGCTACAATATCAGTGACTAGGGCCTTCAGCGTTGTACAGTGTCACTCGTGATGAATGTGTTAAGAGCAAAAAAGATAGAGATTTCACTCTGACTCAATAAATATTCCTTTAGCCTAATTTTTGTAGGTCAATCATGTGTGAAGATGCTGGCCATGTGCTACCATGCTTATTTCCCTGGGTCGATCATCATAACACACTTACATTTATTAACACAATCTTGATATTATCTTCGCATTTGTCTCTAtgacattcagaaagtattcataccctttgacttagtccacattttgctgtgttacagactgaattcaaaattgattaaattgatgcaataccccacaatgacaaa encodes:
- the LOC121533691 gene encoding hippocampus abundant transcript 1 protein, which translates into the protein MTQSKKKKRANRSLLLAKKIIIKDGGTAQGFGAPSVYHAVIVIFLEFFAWGLLTAPTLVVLHETFPKHTFLMNGLIQGVKGLLSFLSAPLIGALSDVWGRKSFLLLTVFFTCAPIPLMKISPWWYFAVISVSGVFAVTFSVVFAYVADITQEHERSMAYGLVSATFAASLVTSPAIGAYLGRVYGDGLVVVLASAIAMLDICFILVAVPESLPEKMRPASWGAPISWEQADPFASLRKVGQDSTVLLICITVFLSYLPEAGQYSSFFLYLRQIMGFSPESVAAFIAVLGLLSIVAQTVVLSLLMRSIGNKNTILLGLGFQILQLAWYGFGSEPWMMWAAGAVAAMSSITFPAISALVSRTAEPDQQGVGQGMVTGIRGLCNGLGPALYGFIFYIFHVELDAPPDSSQDTPVHTQPHLQHIPQTSIIPGPPFLFGACSVLLALLVALFIPEHPHLGPRPGSWKKHSSPHGHPHSPQPPREAKEPLLQDTNV